One genomic segment of Danio aesculapii chromosome 15, fDanAes4.1, whole genome shotgun sequence includes these proteins:
- the LOC130241782 gene encoding dehydrogenase/reductase SDR family member 11-like, producing the protein MDRWRGRVALVTGASVGIGAAIAKSLVQHGMKVVGCARNVDQIEKLAAECVSSGFSGALFPYKCDLSVEDEVLSMFSWIKTQHKGVDVCINNAGLALPEPLLSGKTSSWRTMMDVNFTALAVCTREAYQSMKERKVDDGHIININGMCGHRVLHNADLHFYTATKYAVTALTEGLRQELQEAKTQIRATSICPGLVETQLTYRLLSQNPKKAADIYKSIECLQADDIANAVVYVLSAPPHVQIGEIQMRPVEQLT; encoded by the exons ATGGATCGCTGGAGAGGCAGAGTTGCTCTCGTCACTGGAGCTTCAGTTGGAATCGGAGCCGCAATCGCAAAATCTCTTGTCCAGCATGGCATGAAGGTGGTCGGATGTGCCAGAAATGTGGATCAAATAGAG AAACTGGCAGCTGAATGTGTCAGTAGCGGATTCAGCGGTGCTCTGTTTCCATATAAATGTGATCTTTCTGTAGAGGATGAAGTGTTGTCCATGTTCTCCTGGATCAAGACTCAACACAAAGGTGTTGATGTGTGCATTAATAATGCTGGTTTAGCTCTGCCAGAGCCTCTGTTGAGTGGCAAAACCAGCAGCTGGAGGACTATGATGGAT GTGAATTTTACAGCCCTAGCAGTGTGCACCCGTGAGGCTTACCAgtcaatgaaagaaagaaaagttgATGATGgccatatcattaatattaatgg TATGTGTGGACATCGGGTCCTTCATAACGCCGATTTGCACTTCTACACCGCTACTAAATATGCAGTGACTGCTCTCACCGAAGGTTTGCGGCAAGAGTTACAAGAGGCCAAAACGCAAATACGTGCCACA tCTATTTGTCCTGGATTAGTGGAGACGCAGTTAACCTACCGACTCTTAAGTCAAAACCCAAAAAAGGCAGCTGACATCTATAAAAGTATTGAG TGCCTGCAGGCAGATGATATAGCAAATGCAGTGGTGTATGTCCTAAGTGCTCCCCCTCATGTTCAA aTCGGTGAGATTCAGATGAGGCCCGTGGAGCAGCTGACATGA